Proteins from a genomic interval of Sulfurimonas sp. HSL3-2:
- a CDS encoding HlyD family efflux transporter periplasmic adaptor subunit, which translates to MNRLILLALVTASLNAKVYYSKIEPYEIRTISSNVSAQVVFTDEKKLGKVLDNGDYIKLDDELDLVELKQLKQKTTLLDDTIKLDEEIVKNYQDILEKKNINYDRIKVLKIKSTVEKDKEFYDLYTTQNQYLSTKKELDSLKMQLLDTSLQIARLNKSVKDKHLSAKGYVLYDLMVKEGQVVAMSTPLAKIADVSKAILTVYLDEEDVKGIENKKIFIDGKKTEYKIDRLWNITDETHISSYKAEIIVKTPQRFSKLVQIEFKDE; encoded by the coding sequence GTGAATAGACTTATCTTATTAGCCTTAGTTACGGCATCTTTAAATGCAAAAGTATATTATTCAAAAATCGAGCCGTATGAGATCAGGACTATCTCCTCAAACGTATCTGCCCAAGTTGTTTTTACGGATGAGAAAAAACTTGGAAAGGTTCTTGATAACGGGGATTATATAAAACTTGACGATGAACTTGATCTGGTAGAATTAAAGCAGTTAAAGCAGAAGACTACTCTTTTAGACGACACTATAAAACTGGATGAAGAGATCGTAAAAAACTATCAAGATATATTGGAAAAGAAAAATATAAACTATGACCGTATCAAAGTCTTGAAGATCAAATCGACCGTGGAAAAAGATAAAGAGTTTTACGACCTTTATACTACACAAAACCAGTATCTCTCTACAAAAAAAGAGCTCGACAGCCTAAAGATGCAGTTGCTTGACACCTCTTTGCAGATAGCAAGGCTTAACAAGTCTGTAAAAGACAAGCACTTGAGTGCAAAAGGGTATGTTCTGTATGACCTGATGGTCAAAGAGGGACAGGTCGTCGCTATGTCGACACCGCTTGCAAAGATAGCAGATGTCTCAAAAGCGATCCTTACTGTCTATCTTGATGAGGAAGACGTAAAAGGCATAGAGAATAAAAAGATATTTATTGACGGTAAAAAGACGGAGTATAAGATAGACAGACTCTGGAATATTACGGATGAGACGCATATCTCTAGCTACAAAGCAGAGATAATCGTAAAGACTCCGCAGAGATTTTCAAAACTGGTACAGATAGAGTTTAAAGATGAGTAA
- a CDS encoding chemotaxis protein, with protein sequence MSVLDNVDASTNLAKNNEVQLLVFRVSDNPDSAYYAINVFKTREVVESKNHYLTQIPSAHPLLEGTITLRGIQIPILNLPAWLHITLTKDEIKKSNILICDFNGIIIGLRIMSAYRVIKKNWNEMHAPDSYRVGDDNVVINDTRLEDGNMCLILDYEKLLADVVPQAMVDVNEGKRALQEVEIPAKLKKGTILVAEDSKTAQKHLMQIFDNASLKYKIFNNGKLLLEYIFSREDPTAIPVVITDIEMPEVSGFTVVKELRADPRTSKIPLIVNSSMTGENNKREATTLGADGFIDKTKSHNIIPLIVQAMNERGHL encoded by the coding sequence ATGTCCGTTTTAGACAATGTTGACGCATCCACAAATTTAGCAAAAAACAATGAAGTACAACTACTGGTATTTAGAGTCAGTGACAATCCCGACTCGGCTTATTACGCTATAAATGTCTTTAAAACACGTGAGGTCGTCGAATCTAAAAATCATTATCTGACGCAGATCCCGTCTGCACATCCTTTGTTAGAGGGTACTATCACCCTAAGAGGAATCCAGATCCCTATATTGAATCTTCCGGCATGGCTGCATATCACTCTTACTAAAGATGAGATAAAAAAATCAAATATCCTGATATGTGATTTTAACGGTATCATCATCGGTCTTCGTATCATGTCCGCATACAGAGTTATCAAGAAAAACTGGAACGAGATGCATGCGCCCGACAGCTACAGAGTGGGTGACGACAATGTCGTTATCAACGATACAAGACTCGAAGACGGAAATATGTGTCTTATCTTGGACTATGAGAAACTGCTGGCAGACGTAGTGCCTCAAGCTATGGTAGATGTCAATGAAGGCAAAAGAGCTCTTCAAGAGGTAGAGATACCGGCTAAACTGAAAAAAGGGACGATCTTAGTTGCAGAAGACTCTAAAACTGCACAGAAACATCTGATGCAGATATTTGATAATGCTTCATTAAAATATAAGATATTCAACAACGGAAAGCTGCTTCTAGAATATATATTTTCACGTGAAGACCCGACAGCCATCCCTGTGGTCATAACGGATATAGAGATGCCGGAGGTTTCAGGTTTTACGGTTGTAAAAGAGTTAAGAGCTGATCCTAGGACATCAAAGATACCGCTTATCGTCAACAGTTCGATGACAGGTGAGAACAATAAACGTGAAGCGACTACACTAGGAGCCGACGGTTTCATAGATAAGACGAAAAGTCACAACATCATACCTCTTATCGTGCAGGCTATGAACGAAAGAGGTCATCTGTAG
- a CDS encoding diguanylate cyclase translates to MGRYSLKTFWLILFFAMFIASSIYSVIEYTLDYNNLAKHEKDDIVREIDSFNNDLSLLIDENDSNKISRYIKSNSDINNMILSLSLVKNDKVYFSSNTNYIDRDYNSFECIGVDEFIQVHDFSVNRLVCKTLTTTNLSKPEHYILLVEINPKNFKRYISSTLSYKLIAIVTMSVISLFMLIFMLNKILINPINIINEKLEKKDFNYSNFPLIDIDNIDKSIFNNIKEINSKNILLDSIINQTDDLIFFKDKDFKYFGCNNAFLRFVGKSKEEMIGHDDFELFPHEMAKLFRDMDEKMLQEKKTRSNYEWVTYPNGTKVYLLTQKIPFYYDEDGDAGILGISRDLTELHLVQKEIENQAYIDELTKVNNRKSYNKRLGELLSTFSRYKTQFSILMYDIDDFKKINDLYGHQAGDKVLVEMSKLVDSCIRENDHLFRVGGEEFIILFPHTTLQQTIKVADKIRESVEDTLDTLKDRKITISIGLTEVKEGDTEDIIYKRVDELLYRSKKEGKNRVSY, encoded by the coding sequence ATGGGTAGATACAGTTTAAAGACTTTTTGGCTAATTTTATTTTTTGCCATGTTTATAGCATCCTCTATATATTCAGTAATCGAATATACTCTAGATTATAATAATCTCGCAAAACATGAAAAAGATGATATCGTACGGGAGATAGACAGTTTTAACAATGATCTGTCTCTGCTTATAGATGAAAATGATTCAAACAAGATATCCCGGTACATTAAATCCAACAGCGATATAAATAATATGATCCTCTCATTGTCATTGGTAAAGAATGATAAGGTTTATTTCTCTTCAAATACTAATTATATAGACAGAGACTATAACTCTTTTGAATGTATAGGAGTAGATGAGTTCATACAGGTGCATGACTTCAGTGTAAATAGGCTGGTCTGTAAAACTCTTACAACAACGAATCTCTCTAAACCTGAACACTATATTTTACTTGTAGAGATAAATCCCAAAAATTTTAAAAGATATATAAGCAGTACATTGAGTTATAAATTAATCGCCATTGTCACAATGTCTGTCATCTCTTTATTTATGTTGATATTTATGTTGAATAAAATTCTTATCAACCCTATAAATATCATTAATGAGAAGCTAGAAAAGAAGGACTTCAACTATTCAAACTTTCCTCTGATAGATATCGACAATATCGATAAAAGTATCTTCAATAATATAAAAGAGATCAATTCTAAAAATATATTACTCGATTCAATAATCAATCAGACAGATGATCTGATATTTTTTAAAGATAAAGACTTTAAGTATTTTGGCTGTAACAACGCATTTTTAAGATTTGTAGGAAAATCGAAAGAGGAGATGATAGGTCATGATGATTTTGAGCTGTTTCCGCATGAGATGGCAAAACTCTTCAGAGATATGGACGAAAAGATGTTACAAGAGAAGAAGACTCGTTCAAATTATGAGTGGGTCACCTATCCAAACGGTACAAAGGTGTACCTTTTAACTCAAAAGATACCTTTTTATTATGATGAGGATGGGGATGCAGGTATTTTAGGGATCAGCAGAGATTTGACTGAACTGCATCTTGTACAAAAAGAGATAGAAAATCAGGCATATATAGATGAACTCACCAAAGTAAATAATAGAAAGTCATACAATAAAAGACTTGGAGAGCTTTTATCTACGTTTAGCAGATATAAGACACAGTTTTCAATCTTGATGTACGATATCGATGACTTTAAAAAGATTAACGATCTATATGGTCATCAGGCGGGGGACAAAGTATTAGTCGAGATGTCAAAATTAGTTGATTCCTGCATACGGGAAAATGATCATCTTTTTAGAGTCGGCGGTGAAGAGTTTATTATATTGTTTCCTCATACAACGCTGCAGCAGACAATAAAAGTCGCCGATAAGATAAGAGAGAGTGTAGAAGATACTTTAGACACTTTAAAAGATAGAAAGATAACTATCAGTATCGGTCTGACAGAGGTCAAAGAGGGCGATACTGAAGATATTATCTATAAAAGAGTCGATGAACTTCTTTACAGGTCCAAAAAAGAGGGTAAGAACAGAGTCAGCTACTAG
- a CDS encoding sodium ion-translocating decarboxylase subunit beta, whose protein sequence is MKIFFVRLLTLFVLLGFVGASANEHEASSAPQANVEQEKYVPQNFTHMVDSFLESTGIYVLFNPNPDELSSTGKPMSDFHKGFGRVIMILVTFLIFWLAIKKGFEPLLLLPIGFGGLLANIPVADIAGPHGFLGVIYQAGLSNELFPILIFMGVGAMTDFGPLLSNPKTALLGGAAQFGIFGTLVGAVALAQYTDIFDFTLKQASAISIIGGADGPTSIFIATNLAPELLGAIAVASYSYMAMVPIIQPPIMKALTNDKERRIKMTTLRHVSRIEKLIFPIVVLTLSILVLPDSTPLIGAFMFGNFLKESGVVDRLSDTMQNALINIVTIFLGLGVGSKLAADQFLVPDTLAILALGIVAFSVGTAAGVLMAKIMNMFPGTKINPLIGSAGVSAVPMAARVSNKVGMEYDRTNMLLMHAMGPNVAGVIGSAVAAGVLLSLFK, encoded by the coding sequence ATGAAAATATTTTTTGTTAGGCTTTTAACTCTTTTCGTCCTGCTTGGTTTTGTAGGTGCTAGTGCAAATGAGCACGAAGCATCTTCAGCTCCTCAAGCTAATGTAGAACAAGAAAAGTATGTTCCTCAGAACTTTACTCATATGGTGGACTCATTCCTTGAATCTACAGGTATATATGTTTTATTCAACCCAAATCCGGATGAACTAAGCTCTACTGGTAAACCGATGAGTGATTTTCATAAAGGATTTGGTCGTGTGATCATGATCCTTGTTACTTTCTTGATCTTCTGGTTAGCGATCAAAAAAGGTTTTGAACCGCTTCTTCTTTTACCTATCGGTTTTGGTGGACTTTTGGCAAATATCCCTGTAGCAGATATTGCAGGACCTCACGGGTTCTTGGGTGTTATCTATCAAGCAGGGCTTTCAAATGAGCTTTTCCCTATCCTAATCTTTATGGGTGTCGGTGCGATGACGGATTTCGGTCCACTTTTATCAAATCCTAAGACGGCACTTCTAGGCGGTGCGGCTCAATTTGGTATCTTTGGAACACTTGTCGGTGCAGTTGCACTTGCACAATATACTGATATCTTTGATTTCACGTTGAAACAAGCTTCTGCTATTTCGATCATCGGCGGGGCAGACGGTCCGACTTCGATCTTTATCGCTACAAACCTTGCTCCTGAACTTTTAGGTGCTATCGCGGTTGCTTCATATTCGTACATGGCTATGGTTCCTATCATCCAGCCTCCGATCATGAAAGCGCTTACAAATGATAAAGAGCGTCGTATCAAGATGACTACGCTTCGTCACGTGTCTCGTATAGAAAAGCTGATCTTCCCGATTGTGGTTTTAACGCTTTCTATTTTAGTTCTTCCAGACTCAACGCCTCTAATCGGTGCGTTTATGTTCGGTAACTTCTTAAAAGAGTCGGGTGTTGTTGATCGTCTTTCAGATACTATGCAAAATGCATTGATCAATATCGTTACTATCTTCTTAGGTCTTGGTGTAGGTTCTAAACTTGCAGCTGATCAGTTCTTAGTACCGGATACTCTTGCGATCTTAGCACTTGGTATCGTTGCATTCTCAGTAGGAACTGCAGCGGGTGTACTTATGGCGAAGATCATGAATATGTTCCCTGGAACAAAGATCAATCCTCTTATCGGTTCAGCTGGAGTTTCAGCGGTTCCTATGGCAGCTCGTGTATCGAACAAAGTCGGTATGGAGTATGACAGAACAAATATGCTTTTAATGCATGCAATGGGTCCAAACGTTGCAGGTGTTATCGGTTCTGCTGTTGCAGCAGGTGTACTTCTTTCTCTCTTCAAATAG
- a CDS encoding biotin/lipoyl-containing protein encodes MAKKFIDIMDTTFRDGFQSVFGGRVLMDDFFPAVEAAKHAGITHFEFGGGARFQSLYFYLNEDAFKMMDRFREIVGPDANLQTLARGVNTVMLDTGSRELIDLHAKMFKKHGTTTIRNFDALNDVENLKYSGERISHHGLKHEVVVTMMDLPPGCVGAHDVTFYEKTLRDILDSGIPYDSICFKDASGTSSPKKVYETIKMARGLVPEGTHLRLHTHETAGVSVAAYLAALEAGIDGIDMAASPVSGGTSQPDILTMLHATKGMDYDLGGLEIDKILAYEKEVERCLDDYFMPPEATMVSPLIPFSPMPGGALTANTQMMRDNNILDRYPEVIDAMREVVEKGGYGTSVTPVSQFYFQQALNNVMQGPWKAIAPGYGRMVLGYFGKTPVAPDPEVVKIASEKLHLEPTTEKALDLADADETKSLAHWTKILEENGIETTEENIFIAAACQEKGITFLKGEAEVNVRKKSTMQTSESNNNESNEGVTNMGTGSYTVVVDGQRFSVQVAEGDANIQVTAVNGESLSTPVPTMPSSTEGTTIKALLPGAVWKIVANPGQSVNEGDVILILESMKMEIDVVAPKGGVVKSINVNVNDKVVEGQVVAVIG; translated from the coding sequence ATGGCCAAGAAATTTATTGATATCATGGATACGACATTTAGAGACGGATTTCAATCGGTCTTTGGTGGTCGCGTACTTATGGATGATTTTTTCCCAGCTGTAGAAGCAGCAAAACATGCTGGAATTACACACTTTGAATTTGGTGGTGGAGCAAGATTCCAATCACTTTACTTTTACCTAAATGAAGATGCATTTAAAATGATGGACAGATTTCGTGAAATCGTTGGTCCTGATGCAAACCTTCAGACTTTAGCTCGCGGTGTAAATACAGTAATGTTAGATACAGGCTCAAGAGAGCTTATCGATCTACACGCTAAAATGTTCAAAAAACATGGAACTACAACAATTCGTAATTTTGATGCATTAAATGATGTTGAAAACCTAAAATATTCAGGGGAAAGAATCTCTCATCACGGACTTAAACATGAAGTAGTCGTGACAATGATGGACCTTCCTCCGGGATGTGTAGGCGCTCATGATGTTACTTTTTATGAAAAGACTCTTCGCGATATCCTAGACAGCGGTATCCCGTATGACAGTATCTGTTTTAAAGATGCAAGCGGTACGTCTAGTCCTAAAAAAGTATATGAGACAATTAAAATGGCTCGTGGCTTAGTGCCTGAAGGAACTCACCTTCGCCTTCATACACATGAGACTGCAGGTGTTTCAGTTGCTGCATATTTAGCTGCACTTGAAGCAGGGATCGACGGTATTGATATGGCTGCTTCTCCGGTAAGCGGCGGAACAAGCCAACCAGATATTCTTACGATGCTACACGCTACTAAGGGAATGGATTATGACCTTGGCGGTTTAGAGATCGATAAGATACTAGCGTATGAGAAAGAAGTAGAACGTTGTTTAGACGACTATTTTATGCCACCTGAAGCTACAATGGTTTCACCTCTTATCCCATTCTCGCCTATGCCGGGTGGTGCACTTACTGCAAACACTCAGATGATGCGTGATAACAACATCTTAGACAGATATCCTGAAGTGATAGATGCTATGCGTGAAGTAGTAGAAAAGGGTGGTTACGGTACTTCTGTAACTCCAGTTTCTCAGTTTTATTTCCAACAAGCACTAAACAACGTTATGCAAGGTCCTTGGAAAGCGATAGCTCCTGGCTACGGAAGAATGGTTCTTGGATATTTCGGTAAGACTCCTGTCGCTCCGGATCCTGAGGTCGTGAAAATAGCTTCAGAAAAGTTACACTTAGAGCCGACGACTGAAAAAGCTTTAGATCTGGCAGATGCAGATGAGACAAAATCATTGGCACACTGGACTAAAATACTTGAAGAAAACGGTATAGAGACGACTGAAGAAAATATCTTTATTGCAGCAGCTTGTCAAGAGAAAGGTATCACTTTCTTAAAAGGTGAGGCTGAAGTAAACGTAAGAAAAAAATCAACAATGCAAACTAGCGAAAGCAATAATAATGAAAGCAATGAAGGAGTAACAAATATGGGTACAGGAAGTTATACAGTAGTAGTAGATGGACAAAGATTCAGTGTTCAAGTAGCAGAAGGTGATGCAAACATCCAAGTAACAGCGGTAAACGGAGAGAGTCTATCAACTCCGGTACCTACTATGCCTTCATCAACTGAAGGTACGACGATAAAAGCATTACTACCGGGTGCAGTATGGAAAATCGTTGCTAATCCGGGCCAAAGTGTTAATGAAGGTGATGTGATTCTGATCCTTGAATCTATGAAAATGGAGATAGACGTAGTAGCTCCAAAAGGCGGCGTTGTAAAATCTATCAATGTTAACGTAAACGACAAGGTAGTTGAAGGTCAAGTCGTAGCAGTAATAGGATAA
- a CDS encoding OadG family transporter subunit, translating into METNLVLEGTKFMFLGMGTVFVFLIIMILVTNAVSKIVNRFFPEPVSVPKEHTQNAGTQTAQNNKRIVAAITAAIMHHRQG; encoded by the coding sequence ATGGAGACAAATTTAGTTCTAGAGGGAACAAAGTTTATGTTTCTTGGTATGGGAACGGTTTTCGTGTTCTTGATCATTATGATTTTAGTGACAAATGCTGTCTCTAAGATTGTAAATAGATTTTTCCCGGAACCGGTCAGCGTACCTAAAGAGCATACTCAAAATGCAGGAACACAGACTGCACAAAACAACAAAAGAATAGTCGCCGCCATCACGGCTGCGATTATGCATCACAGACAAGGATAG
- the ppa gene encoding inorganic diphosphatase: MNLDKIGYGENPDKVKAIIEIPCGSNIKYEVEKESGAIVLDRVMHSAMYYPANYGFVNQTLSQDGDPADVLVLAEYPMQAGCVVNCRLVGVLIMEDESGIDEKLLAVPTSKIDPTFDEIQDLGDIPKHTLAKIKNFFETYKMLEPNKWVKVKGFEDKASATKILQDAINNYK; the protein is encoded by the coding sequence ATGAACTTAGATAAAATCGGTTATGGTGAAAATCCAGATAAAGTAAAAGCTATCATAGAGATCCCATGTGGCTCAAACATTAAATATGAAGTAGAAAAAGAGAGCGGTGCTATCGTTCTTGACCGTGTTATGCACTCGGCTATGTATTACCCTGCAAACTACGGTTTCGTAAACCAAACTCTTTCTCAAGACGGTGACCCGGCTGACGTTTTAGTTCTTGCTGAGTACCCTATGCAAGCAGGCTGTGTAGTAAACTGCCGTTTAGTAGGTGTTTTAATCATGGAAGACGAAAGCGGAATAGATGAGAAACTTTTAGCAGTTCCGACTTCAAAGATCGATCCTACTTTTGATGAGATCCAAGATCTTGGCGACATCCCTAAACACACTTTAGCAAAGATCAAAAACTTTTTTGAAACATACAAAATGCTTGAGCCGAACAAATGGGTAAAAGTAAAAGGTTTTGAAGACAAAGCAAGTGCTACTAAAATCCTTCAAGATGCTATAAACAACTATAAATAG
- a CDS encoding thermonuclease family protein has protein sequence MKTIFLLMIFFTLNAESIQIAELRKVYSNDMQKFSIGMTSFICQPYGVVPLEEVLANQALTSTCKQEIENYYLANPTKKYFIDMALYLRQNYHIVFKQRRCVIYAFGQKTLSEALLEQGLAITQTNFNDDEFRYLYTKAQERAKRRSAGIWSDKKLQACITGLYK, from the coding sequence ATGAAAACAATTTTTTTACTTATGATCTTTTTTACTCTTAATGCAGAATCGATACAGATCGCGGAACTTAGAAAAGTTTATTCAAACGATATGCAGAAGTTTAGTATAGGAATGACAAGTTTTATCTGTCAACCCTACGGTGTAGTACCTCTGGAAGAGGTTCTTGCAAATCAAGCCCTGACATCTACATGTAAACAAGAGATCGAAAACTACTACTTGGCAAATCCGACAAAAAAATATTTTATAGATATGGCTCTTTATCTGAGACAAAACTACCATATTGTGTTTAAGCAGAGAAGATGTGTCATCTATGCATTCGGGCAAAAGACGCTCTCTGAAGCACTGCTAGAGCAGGGACTTGCCATAACACAGACCAATTTTAATGATGACGAGTTCAGATATCTTTACACAAAAGCACAAGAGCGTGCAAAACGAAGAAGCGCCGGTATCTGGAGTGATAAAAAGCTGCAGGCATGTATTACGGGGTTATATAAATGA
- a CDS encoding adenylate/guanylate cyclase domain-containing protein, which translates to MSFKLKAVLLILSIALIPYITIMFYIGNMLRDTYNQNLTKEMQTQLSLTTKSIEQYIQTLQNDMQFMVRLDMMNDIFSGDLDRRISKLLEEKKDELKLYGDFYIVDKENKIIASSDSSKLNKPISFKPFFTYPVQSTFDNTTIGNLVLEFSPKNLTYFFNNTKDRIYYIVLNKENTLFKERTFKQAFVVKSALKSNPDIEIVLEQDKELFLELLKKYEYWFIATILIGAFIITVIAMFFINHLIRPIISLSHTADEITQKQDYTYRVDSSSNDEIGKLSKSFNKMLIGMSETLHKLKEETKNREKLIEEQSKNEMLKQLSHKLSKYLSPQIYESIFSGAQDVTLTSKRKKLTIFFSDIVNFTDTTETMESEDLSELLNDYLNDMTQIALKYGATVDKYIGDAIMLFFGDPKSKGIEEDATACVNMALEMQEHMDTLHKRWNKKGFTKPFKIRIGIHTGYCTVGNFGSENRLEYTIIGSSVNLASRIESSASPNEILISEETQLLVDSKFDCKRSKEITPKGFTRPISLYSVYRKTDNTEDEIIIQEDGLNLQVNMDKVSQQNKELLKERLVNILNKLS; encoded by the coding sequence ATGAGTTTTAAACTAAAAGCGGTACTGCTGATACTTTCCATCGCATTGATCCCCTACATTACGATCATGTTCTATATAGGGAACATGCTTCGCGATACATACAATCAAAACCTGACAAAAGAGATGCAGACACAGCTCTCACTTACGACAAAAAGCATTGAACAGTATATACAGACACTTCAAAACGATATGCAGTTTATGGTCAGACTTGACATGATGAACGATATATTTTCAGGAGACCTTGATAGACGGATAAGTAAACTTCTGGAAGAGAAAAAAGATGAACTGAAACTTTACGGTGATTTTTACATAGTCGATAAAGAGAATAAGATCATAGCATCCAGCGACAGTTCAAAACTTAACAAACCGATCAGCTTCAAGCCATTTTTTACATACCCTGTTCAATCCACATTCGATAATACTACGATAGGAAATCTGGTCTTAGAGTTTTCACCAAAAAACCTGACCTACTTTTTCAACAATACAAAGGACAGGATCTATTACATCGTCTTAAACAAAGAGAACACGCTTTTTAAAGAAAGAACTTTCAAGCAGGCATTTGTCGTTAAAAGTGCATTAAAAAGCAATCCGGATATAGAGATAGTACTTGAACAGGACAAAGAGCTGTTCTTAGAGCTTTTAAAAAAATATGAATATTGGTTTATTGCGACTATTCTGATCGGTGCTTTCATCATAACCGTCATCGCCATGTTTTTTATAAACCATCTTATAAGACCTATTATCTCTTTATCTCATACAGCTGATGAGATCACGCAAAAGCAGGACTACACATATAGAGTCGACAGCTCTTCAAATGACGAGATCGGAAAACTTTCAAAGTCGTTTAACAAGATGCTGATAGGGATGTCCGAAACTCTCCATAAACTAAAAGAGGAAACAAAAAACAGAGAAAAGCTGATAGAAGAACAGAGTAAAAACGAGATGTTAAAACAGCTTTCTCATAAACTCTCAAAATATCTCTCGCCTCAAATATACGAATCCATATTCTCAGGTGCACAAGATGTCACACTAACGTCTAAGCGTAAGAAACTGACTATCTTTTTTTCAGACATCGTAAACTTTACCGATACGACTGAGACCATGGAGTCCGAAGATCTCAGCGAACTTTTAAACGACTACTTGAACGATATGACTCAGATAGCACTTAAATACGGTGCGACAGTAGATAAATACATCGGTGATGCGATAATGCTCTTTTTTGGAGACCCCAAATCAAAAGGGATAGAGGAAGATGCAACAGCCTGTGTCAATATGGCACTGGAGATGCAGGAGCATATGGACACACTCCACAAAAGATGGAATAAAAAAGGATTTACAAAACCGTTTAAGATCCGCATCGGTATCCATACAGGCTACTGTACCGTCGGGAACTTCGGCAGTGAGAACAGACTTGAGTATACCATCATCGGTTCCTCTGTCAATCTTGCAAGCCGAATAGAATCATCGGCTAGTCCAAATGAGATACTTATATCAGAAGAGACTCAGCTTTTAGTAGACAGTAAGTTCGATTGTAAAAGATCAAAAGAGATAACTCCAAAAGGATTCACTCGTCCTATATCTCTTTATAGTGTTTATAGAAAAACAGATAACACTGAAGATGAGATAATCATCCAGGAGGACGGGCTGAATCTGCAGGTAAATATGGATAAAGTATCCCAACAGAACAAAGAACTTTTAAAAGAAAGACTTGTTAATATACTCAACAAACTTTCTTAA
- a CDS encoding transglycosylase SLT domain-containing protein, with product MKLLLLISFIFTISLFAITDEQLNTLQIVRDVARTVPAKNGETYEDTLSAICLTESSAGKNLIGDFNKNVILTKASLGVMQVQVATARYVAKRVESMSWILSMTNAQIANRLLTDIEFSARIATHYFIILKDTREKYLHSVSGYNGGMVNMPYYSRVMRNLTIINKLKAKKKLS from the coding sequence TTGAAATTATTATTATTAATATCATTTATATTTACGATCTCATTATTTGCTATCACCGATGAGCAATTAAATACTCTTCAAATAGTAAGAGACGTTGCGAGAACCGTACCTGCAAAAAACGGTGAGACTTACGAAGACACACTAAGTGCGATCTGTCTTACTGAAAGCAGTGCAGGAAAGAACCTTATAGGCGACTTCAATAAGAACGTCATCTTGACTAAAGCTTCTCTTGGAGTTATGCAGGTTCAAGTTGCGACCGCACGTTATGTTGCAAAAAGAGTCGAAAGTATGAGCTGGATACTTTCTATGACAAATGCACAGATAGCGAACCGTCTGCTTACGGATATAGAGTTTTCAGCACGTATCGCCACTCACTACTTCATTATCCTTAAAGACACTCGAGAAAAATATCTTCATTCTGTAAGCGGATACAACGGCGGAATGGTCAATATGCCCTATTACTCGAGAGTTATGAGAAATCTGACAATTATAAATAAGCTAAAAGCTAAGAAAAAGCTATCTTAA